GAGGGCGGGCGCGACGGCGAGCGCGGACAGGCCGGCGCGCAGCAGCGTACGGCGTTGCAGCCGTCGCGCCCGATCGCTCGCCGGACCTGTAGATGCGCCCATCCAGTCCCCTGGCCTCGGTGTGGAGTCCCTTGCCGGAGCCTCTCACGCTGGCATAGACTGAACGATCAGTCAATCGTTTGCCCGGGCGAGGAGTCCCATGACCGCGACCGAGATCGCACCCGAGCTGTCCACCCGTCTCGACTCCCTGATCGACCAGGAGACCGAGGTCTTCCGCGGTCGCCAGACCGGCAGCGCAGCGATGTCGGAGCGAGCTCGCACGCTGGCCGGCGGCGCGACCTCCAACTGGCAGATCGCCGAGCCGCACGCGGTCTGGATCAGCCACGGCGCGGGCCCCCACGTGGTCGACGTGGACGGCAACGAGTACGCCGACTTCCACGGTGGGTACGGCGTGTCCCTGGCCGGGCACGCGCACCCGGCCATCGTCGAGGCGGTACGACGACGGGTCGGCCAGGGCACGCACTTCGCCCAGCCGACCGAGGACTCCATAGTGGTGGCCGACAACCTCGCGGAGCGGTTCGGCCAGCCGCTGTGGCGCTTCGGCAACTCGGGCACCGAGGTCACCATGGACGCCGTTCACCTGATGCGGGCGGTCACCGGGCGTGACCGGATCATCAAGGTCGAGGGTGGCTACCACGGCCACCACGACTCGGTGATGGTCTCGGTACTGCCCGAGCCGGACGACGAGATCGGGCCGCCCGACGCCCCGCTGGGGGTGGTCAGCAACAGTGGCATCCCGGACGCCGTCGCGGATCTGGTGACCGTCGTCCAGTTCAACGACCTGGCGGCCGTCGAGGCCGCGCTGGCCCGTCACCCCGGCGAGATCGCCGGCATGATCGTGGAGCCGATCATGATGAACGCCGGCATCATCCACCCGCAGGACGGCTACCTCGCCGGGCTCAAGGACCTGCTCCACGCGCACGGCGCCCTGCTCACCTTCGACGAGGTGAAGACCGGGCTCACGGTCGGACCCGGCGGCGTGAGCCGGCTGGTCGGTGTGACCCCCGACCTGATCTGTGTCGCGAAGTCGATCGGCGGCGGCGTCTCCACCGCGGCGATCGGCGGCCAGACCGAGGTGATGGGGCTGATCGCGACCGGTGCCTACGAGCAGGTCGGCACCTTCAACGGCAACCCGTTGGCGATGGCCGCGGCCAGGGCGATGCTGACCGAGGTGCTGACCGACGAGGCCTACGCCCACCTCGACCACCTGCGCGACCGGGTCAGCTCGGGGCTGCAGAGCGTCATCGACCGGCACGACGCTCCCTGGCGGGTCGTGACCGCCGGCGCCAAGGGGTGCGTCTCGTTCATGCCGCAGCCGATCCACAACTTCCGCGACTTCCGCGAGCTCGACGGCCGCTACGGCCACGCCCACTGGCTGGTGCAGCACAACCGGGGCGCGTTCCTGCCGCCGTGGGGCAAGGTCGAGCAGTGGCTGATCTCGGTGCAGCACACCGACGCCGACATCGACCGCTTCGTCGCCAACTGCGGCCACCTGGCCGACGAGCTGCTCGGGTCTCGCGCCTGATGGCCGGCGGGCTGTCACTGACCGGGCTCGTCAAGCGCTTCGGCGACGCCGTGGCGGTCGACGGACTCGACCTCGAGATCGGCGAGGGTGAGTTCTTCTCCCTGCTCGGCTCGTCCGGCTGCGGCAAGACCACGACCCTGCGGATGATCGCCGGGTTCGAGGAGCCCGACGAGGGGCAGATCGTCCTGGACGGTGCCGACCTCTCCCAGGTCTCGCCGCACAAGCGTCCGGTCAACACCGTCTTCCAGTCCTACGCGCTGTTCCCCTTCCTCGACGTCTCCGACAACGTCGCCTTCGGCCTGCGCTACCAGCGCGCCTCCAAGGACGACGTACGACGTCGGGTCGGCGCCGCGCTCGAGCTCGTGCAGATGGGCAGCCTGGCCAAGCGCAAGCCGCATCAGCTCTCGGGCGGCCAGCAGCAGCGCGTCGCACTGGCCCGCGCGCTGGTCCTCGAGCCGACCGTGCTCCTGCTCGACGAGCCGATGGGCGCCCTGGACGCCAAGCTCCGCAAGCAGCTCCAGCTCGAGCTCCGGGCCCTGCAGAAGCAGGTCGGCACGACCTTCGTCTACGTCACCCACGACCAGGAGGAGGCACTGACGATGAGCGACCGGCTCGCGGTGCTCGAGTCGGGCAGGGTGATGCAGGTGGGCACCCCCAGCGAGGTCTACAGCGAGCCCGCGAACGCCCATGTGGCCACGTTCCTGGGCACCGCGAACCTCTGGGACGCGCACATCGTGTCGGCCGACGCGGACGGCGTCTGTTGCAAGGTCGGCGACGTCGAGCTGCGGGTTGCCGGCACCCGGGCGGAGCCCGGCTCCGAGATGGCGGTGATGGTGCGCCCGGAGCGGGTGGAGGTGACCCCCGCCGGCACCGCCACCGACGGCGCCAACGTGCTGCCCGGCCGGGTCGGCACGCTCACCTTCCGCGGAGCCCACACCGCGGTGCTCCTCGACTGCTCGGGGCTGCGTCTCGAGGCCGAGGTCGCCAACGTGGCCGGCGCTCCGCCCGCCTGGCTCGCCGAGGGCGCCGCAGTCGTCGCGCAGGTGTCGCCCCAGGCGCTGCGGCTGCTGTCGGCCTGAGCTAGGCGCGGGCCCGGATCACCCAGGCGGTGGCGGCCTGCTCGAACGGTGGCTCGGGCAGCCGCGCGCGGCACCGGTCGTGGAGCCGCCGCAGGTGCTCCTCGTCCAGGGTCGCGACGTAGTCGCCGAGCGGGCCGACCCCGAGGAGGTAGGGCGCCCACCACTCGTCGTACGACGTGAAGCGGACGCGGACCGTCAGGGCCGACGGCTCGACGTCGTCGAGACCGGCCTCGGTGGCCAGCGCGACCAGATGACCCTCGCTGGTGCCGGGCAGGTCGCCCTCGACCGGGGCGTCGGGGTCGAGCTCCGCGGCCGCCTGCCAGAACAGCGACAGCGGCGAGCCGGTGCCCGCGTGGTCCCAGACCGAGGCCGCGACCACGCCGCCGGGCCGGGTGACCCGACCCATCTCCCGCAGCCCGCCGACCGGGTCGGTCATGAAGTGCACGACCAGCCCGGCCAGAGCCGCGTCGAAGGTGCCGTCGTCGAAGGGCAGCGCCTCAGCCCGGGCCTGGCGCACGTCGAGCCCCGCGAAGCGGTCTCGCGTCGCCGCGACGAACGGTGGCGAGGGGTCGACCGCGGACACCGGGGCGGCTCCGGGCCGGTCCACCAGGAGCTGGGTGAGCACCCCCGGACCACAGCCCACGTCGAGCACCCGGCCACCCTCCGGCAGCGCGGCGTACGCGAGAAACTCGCGGGCCAGCGGCTCGGAGTAGCGGCCCATGAAGCGGAGGTAGGACTCAGCCGGCACCTCGAAGCTCATGGAGCCAGTGTGACCGGCCGGCGACGACCTGTCAGCGCTTGCGCTTTGCGCGGGACCGGGCGGGGCCGAGACCGAGCTCTTTGCCGGCGACGTCGAGGGCCACCTTGCGGGCCCGGGCCACGTCGACGACCGGGTCGTCGAGGGCGACCTGCACCACGAGCCCGTCGAGCAGGGAGCTCCACATGATCGCGAACGTCTCGACGTCGAGCTCCCCGATCTCGCCGGCGTCGACCCCGGCCCGGACGACGCGCACGATCAGGTCGCGCCACTGGGCGTCGAGCTCGGCGCGGTCCTTCTTGACCTCGGGGTGCCGGAAGGCCTGGGCCCACAGGTCGAACCAGAGGCCCCAGTCGCCGGTGATCGAGCTCTGCTTGGCGGGGACCAGGGTCCACTCGACGAGGGTCTCGAGGCGATCGCGGAGCCCGGTCGTCGAGCGCAGCATCTCCTCGGTGGCGGCGTAGAACGAGCGTTCGGACCAGCGCAGGGCCTCGGTGAGGAGGCTGTCCTTCGTGCCGAAGTAGTAGATGACCAGCGCCGGACTGGCGCCCACGCGCTCGGCGACGTCGGCGATCCGGGTGTCGCTGAAACCGCGCTCCGCGATCAGCGTGGCGGCCGCCGAGAGCATCTGGTCGCGGCGTACGTCGGCGACGGCGTCGCCGGTGTCGCGCGCGGCCATGGCCTCCCCTTGCTCATCGGTCGACTGCTTGTGGACGCACGCTAGCACGCCTTAGACTGAACAGTCAGTCAGGACTTCGGAGGGCGGTGAGCACCATGGCGGGGACCCACGACGTGGGCGTGGCCGGTGACCGGCACGGCCTGGCTCCGGCCACGATCTCCTCCCGGGCGGGTCGGTGACCCTCGATCCCCCGGAGCGGCTGCGGAGGATGATGTCCGCGCGCTCGGTGGCCGTGGTGGGCGCCAGCGAACGGCCCGGCTCGTTCGGCTGGCGGGTGTCCACGGAGGTGCTGCGCAGCCCCGGTCTCGAGCGGGTGCACCTGGTGAACCCCGGGCGCACCTCGGTACTCGGTCATCCCTGCGTGCCGTCGTTGGCCGACGTGCCCGAACCGGTCGACCTGGTGCTCCTCGGCGTCCCGGACTCCGCCCTCGTGCCCGCGCTCTCGCTGGCGGCGGCGCGCGGTGACGCGGGGGCGGTGATCTACGGGCCGGCGTACGGCGTCCGCGACGAGGTGGTCGCGGCGGCCGGCCAGATGGCGCTGGTCGGCGCTGGCTGCATGGGGTTCGTCGACACCACGACCGGGGTCCGGGCGATCGGCTACCTCGAGCGCGACCCGCTGCCCGCCGGGTCGATCGCGCTGGTCACCCACTCCGGCTCGGTCTTCTCGGCACTGCTGCGCACCCACCGGCGGCTGGAGTACTCCGTCGCCGTCTCGTCGGGCCAGGAGCTGGTGACGACCGCGGCGGACCACCTGGCCTACGCGCTGTCCCTGCCCCAGACCCGGGTGGTCGGGCTGGTGCTGGAGACGATGCGCGACGCCCCGCACCTGGCGGCCGGCCTGGCCGAGGCAGCCGCGCGGGGCATCCCGGTGTGCGCGCTGACCGTCGGCTCGTCGCTGCGCGGGCAGGCCCTGGTCGACGCGCACTCGGGAGCCGTCGCGGGGTCGGACGCCGGTTGGGAGGCCCTGTTCGCGGGGTACGGCGTGCATCGCTGCTTCGACCTCGCCGACCTGACCGACAGCCTCGAGCTGTTCTCGATCGGGCGGCGCCTGGTCCCGTCGGCGGGCCGCGGGCTGGCGACCGCTCACGACTCGGGCGCCGAGCGGGTCCTGGTCGCGGACGTCGCGGAGCGGCTCGGCGTACCGTTCGCCGAGCTCGCCCCGGCGACGGTGGAGCGGCTCTCCTCGCTGCTCGACCCCGGGCTGGAGGCGATCAACCCGCTCGACGTGTGGGGCAGCGGGGCCGACACCGAGGAGCTCTTCGGTGGCGCGCTGGCGGCGCTGGCCGACGACGCCGAGGTCGGGGTGGTGGCGTTGGCGGTCGACCTGGTCGAGGAGTACGACGGTGACGAGTCGTTCCCGCGGGCGCTCGCGACGCTGCTGACGCGGACCGAGAAACCGGTCGTGGTGCTGTCCAACCTGGCGTCCGCCGTCGACCCGATGGCGGCGGCGCGGCTGCGAGGCCTCGGCATCCCGGTCCTGGAGGGCACGGCGTCGGGGCTGCGCGCCATCGGTCATCTGCTGTCGCCGCCGCCGGCGGCGCGGCCGGAGGCGGTGGTGGACCGGGCGCGACAGGCCCGGTGGACCGAGCGAGGGCTGGGCGACTGGGCCGCCCTGCTGGAGGACTACGGGATCGCGGTGGTCCCGAGCGCGGTGGTGGGCTCGGCCGACGAAGCCGTCGGGGTGGCGTCGGCGCTGGGGTACCCCGTCGTACTGAAGACCGCGGAGGCCGCCGTCCACCACAAGACCGAGCAGGACGGGGTGCGCCTCGGGATAGCGTCCGTCGAGGCCGTGCGGACGTCGTACGACGACCTGGCCGCGCGGCTCGGTGCGCGGGTCGTCGTACAACGTCAGGTGGCCGGGGTCGAGGTGGCGCTCGGGATCGTCCGCGACCCGCTGCTCGGCCCCCTCGTCGTGGTCGCGGCCGGCGGGACGCTGGTCGAGCTGATGGGCGAGCGTGCGGTCGCGCTGCCACCGGTCGGCCGTGGTCCGGCGCTCGACCTGCTGGGCCGCCTGCGGCTGTGGCGGGTGCTGGAGGGCTACCGCGGCGCCCCACCGGCCGATGTCGACGCGCTGGTGACCACGATCGTCGGCCTCGGGCAGCTCACCCTGGAGCTCGGCGACCACCTCGCCGGCCTCGATCTCAACCCGGTCGTCGTCGGCCCGGCACCCACTCCCGACCAGCCGGCGGGTGGTGCCGTCGTCGTCGACGCCCTCCTCCTCCCCCGCTGACTCGGCGCAAACAGACGTCGTAATCACGCTGAGTCGGCGCAAACAAACGCGGCATTCACGTCGAGTCGGCGCAAACAGACACACCGGGGCCGATTGCCCCGCGTCACGATGCGCCGAGTCGGAGTTCTCGAGACGCCCGTTTGCGCCGACTCGGCGGCGTGGGATTGCCTGTTTGTGCCGACTCAGCGGCTTGGGGGTGCCTGTTTGTGCCGAGTGAGCGGCTTGGGGCTGCCTGTTTGTGCCGAGTGGGTCAGGTGAGCTCGGGGAAGGGGAGGGCGATCGGGTCCGGGGTCAGCCGGCTGCGGCCGTCGGCGTCGAAGCGGTCGAGACCCAGGTCGGTCGTGTCGAGGACGTCGCTCTGCCCGGTCAGCACGAGGTCGGAGGCGGCCTTGGCGACCCCCGGGCCCCACATCATCCCGTGCCCGCCCGCCGCGGCCACGAACGCGCCGTCGAGGACCTCCCCGTCGCGCAGGGCCGGACCCAGGATCGGCAGGTGGTCGGGGGTGTAGTCGATCGTCGCGGCCCACGTCTTGCGCAGCCCGACCTCGGTGGTGGCGGGCACCAGGGTCGCCATCCGCTCGGCCATCACCTCGAAGTAGCCATGGTCGAACGCGCGCGCCTCGCCGGGCGCCTCGTCGGGGTTGCTCATCCCCCACATCAGCCCGCCCTCCCAGGGACGCCAGTAGATCCCCGACCTCAGGTCGAAGACCATCGGCAGCCGGTCGGGAGCGAACGCCGGATGGGGCTCGGTGACCACGACCTGGTGCCGTGCCCCGCCGGAGGGGATCCGGACGCCGGCCGCGGCCCCGACGGCAGCGAGGGTCGGTCCGCCGGTCAGCACCACGCGGCTGGTCGCGATGTCGCCGGCCGAGGTGTGCACCCCCACCACGTGCCCGGCCTCGACGGCCAGCCCGGTGAACGGCGTGCGTTCGCAGACCCGCACCCCAGCCGTGAACAGCGCGGCGGTGTAGGCAAGCACGTTGCGGGGCGGGTCGATGTAGCCGTCGCCGGGCGCGTACGACGATCCGAGCGTCTGCCCGGGAGCCATCGCCGGGTTCATCGCGTCGACCTCGTCGCCGTCGACCCAGCGCACGTCGAGACCGAGCGCCTGCTGCATCGCGATCCGACCCCGGGCCTGCTGCACCTCGGTGTCGGTGAAGCACGGCATGAAGTACCCCTGCGCCACGAAGCCCGAGTCGATCCCGAGCGCCTCCTGCTGTCCGGTGTAGAAGTCCCGGCTGAACATCCCGAGCCGGACCGCGGCCTCGGTGCCGCCCTGGGCACGGACCATGCCTGCGGCCCGGGAGCTGGCACCCTGGCCGAGCGTGTCGCGCTCGAGCAGGACGACGTCGCCGAGGCCCGACTGACGCAGGAACCACGCGGTCCAGGCGCCGATCGTCCCACCGCCGACGACCACCGCATCGGCGCTTCGCGGCACTGTGGTCATGGGGGCGAGCGTGGCATAGACTGAACGGTCAGTCAACGATTCTCGACTCCGCTCGACCCGCGTGGGACCTCCGCTCGATCGGCGGGGTGACGCCCGATCACCCGAAGGACGGCGCATGTACGGACTGACCCCTGACGACCTCGCGCTCCAGGCTCGCGCCCGCGGGTTCGCCGACGAGCTGATCGCGCACGAGGAGTACGCCGAGGCGCACGAGGGCGAGCTCCCTCCCGACGTGGCGCACCGCCTCGAGGCCCGGGCCGTCGAGCTCGGGCTGACCGCGACCAACATGCCCGTCGACGTGGGCGGTCGGGGGCTCAGCCACCTCCAGCAGGTGCTGGTGCAGGAGCAGGGCGGCCGGGTCACCAACGCGCTGGCCTGGTGCCTCACGACGCCACCGGGCTGGTGGCCCGCCGTCGCCAACGACCACCAGCGTGAGACCTGGCTGATCCCGACCGTCGAAGGCCGCCGCGAGGAGTGCTACGCGATCACCGAGGAGCACGCCGGCTCGGACGTCTCCGACCTCCAGGCCACCGCAGCGCGGGACGGTGACGACTACGTGCTGAACGGCGTGAAGTGGCACGTCACGTCGTACAACAAGGCCGACTACGTCTTCTTCCAGGCCGTGCTCACGACCGGCGAGCACGCCGGCGAGCAGGCGCTCTTCGTCGCCGACAAGGACACCCCCGGCATCCGCGTGGTCCGCACCCCGGCGTACACCCACACCATCGCCCACCACCACCCGATCGTGGCCTTCGAGGACGTCCGGGTGCCGGCCACCCACCTGATCGGCTCCGAGGATGCCGGGATGTCGTTCGTCTACGAGTGGTTCCGCTACGAGCGGCTGATGATCGCGACCCGCTGCCTCGGCGCCGTCGAGCGGCTGGTCGACGAGATGTCCGCCTTCGCCGCCCAGCGACGGATCGGCCTCGACCGGCTCGCGGACAAGCAGCTGGTCCAGGCGATGCTGGCCGACAGCCTCACCGAGCTCTTCGCGGCCCGCTCGATGGTCTACGGCCTGGCCCGCAGCCTCGACGGGCAGTCGGGAGGCCTCGACCTCAAGGTCGCCCACGCCCAGTGCTCGATGGCCAAGCTCTTCTGCAGCGAGATGGCAGGGCGGGTCGCCGACCGGGCCGTCCAGGTCTTCGGCGGACGGGGATACATGCGGGAGAACGTCGCCGAGCGCTTCTTCCGCGAGCTGCGCGTCGAGCGCATCTGGGAGGGCGCCAGCGAGGTGCAGCGCGTGATCATCGCCGACCAGCTGGGCAAGCGCGGCCGGGCCCGACTGGTCTAGACCCACCGCCGCCGGGCTGTGGTTGGCTGGGCGGCGTGAGCCCTGCCAACCTTCCGGCCGCCTGGTCCGGCCTGGTCGACGACGCGGCGGTCTTCCCGCCCGGCGACGTCCCCCTGCCCGACGCGGTCGACGCCTTCCGCTCCCGGCGCGACGAGTGGTACGCCGACCTCGTCGGCTCGTTCGTCGTCACCGACACCCGGCTCCCGGAGGTGCCCCAGGACATCCCGGTGACGGTCGTGGTGACCGGCGGGGCGGGCGCCGTCGCCGGGGTCGCGACCTTGGCCGGCCGCCTGGGCCACCGGCTGACCGGCATCGAGATCGCGGTCCGCGACCTCGACGACATCGCTGGCAACGTACGACGCATCAACGCCGCCGTCTACGCCGCGCGGGCCGAGGGCCTGCCCGAGGAGACAGAGATCCATGTCGAGCTGCCCCAGGTCGGGCCGACCGCCTCGTGGCTGGCCGGCGCCGACGCCGTGGCCGAAGCCGAGGCCCACCTCAAGTTCCGGACCGGGGGCGTCGAGGCGCACCTCTTCCCCGACGCTGCGACGGTCGCCGCGTGGATCGACGCCGCGCTCGACCGCGAGACGTCGTACAAGTGCACGGCGGGGCTGCACCATGCCGTCCGCCACCGCGACCACGAGACCGGCTTCGAGCACCACGGCTTCCTCAACGTGCTGCTGGCCACCCGGCGCGCCTTCGACGGCGGGACGGTCGCCGAGGTGGCCGAGGTCCTCGACGACCACTACACCAACGACATGGTCGCGCTGGCGCGCACCAGCGACCTCGCCGGTGCCCGCCGCTGGTTCACGTCGTTCGGCTCGTGCAGCGTGAGCGACCCGCTCGACGACCTGCTCGCCCTCGGCCTGCTCGAGGCTCCCCATGCCTGAGCCGGACGGCTACGGCCTCGACCACCTGCCGTACGGCGCCTACTCCGTCGGCGCCGGGACCCCACGGATCGGGGTGCGCCTGGGCGACCGGGTGCTCGATGTCGCCGACCTACGTCCCGAGCTCGACCGGCCGACCCTGAACGACTTCATGGCGCTCGGTCCCGATGCCTGGGCCGAGACCCGGGCCCAGGTCACCGACCTCGCCGCCGCCGATGCGTTGGCAGCGACACCGGTCGACGACGTACGCCTGCACCTGCCGTTCGCCGTGGGCGACTACGTCGACTTCTATGCCTCGCTCGACCACGCGTCCAACGTCGGCCGGATCTTCCGACCCGACCAGGAGCCGCTGCTGCCCAACTGGCGCCATCTCCCCGTCGGCTACCACGGTCGTGGCGGCACCGTCGTCGTCAGTGGTACGCCGGTGGTCCGGCCCTGCGGGCAGCGGAAGGCGCCGACGGAGGACGCCCCGACCTACGGGCCGAGCCGACGCCTCGACATCGAGGCGGAGCTCGGCTTCGTGATCGGTGCCGGTTCGGCACTCGGGTCGCGGATCAGCGTCGGCGACCTGGCCGAGCACGTCTTCGGCGTCGTCGGCCTCAACGACTGGTCCGCCCGCGACATCCAGGCCTGGGAGTACGTGCCCCTCGGACCGTTCCTCGGCAAGTCGTTCGCCACCTCGGTGGCAGCCTGGGTCACCCCCCTCGCCGCCCTCGACGCCGCGTGGTGCGACCTGCCCGGCCAGGACCCGACACCTCTGGACTACCTGGTCGGGCCGGGCTCGCCCGGCTCGGAGGGGGGCGGACCCCGCGGGCTCGACATCGACGTCGAGGTGGTCCTGAACGACCGGGTGGTCAGCCGCCCGCCGTACCGCACGATGTACTGGTCGCCCGCGCAGATGCTCGCGCACCTGACCGTGAACGGCGCCTCGACCAGGCCCGGTGACCTGTTCGCCTCCGGCACCATCAGCGGCCCGGAGCCCGACACCCGGGGCTCGTTCCTCGAGCTCAGCTGGGGTGGCCGGGAGCCGTTCGGCGGGCCGGGCGGAGAGAGCCGCACCTTCCTCGAGGACGGCGACGTGGTGACCTTGCGCTACTCCGCCCCCGGGACGAGCGGCGGACGGATCACCCTCGGCGAGGTGACCGGCCGGATCGAGCCCGCGCGCCCCTGAGCCTGCCGCCGGCGGAGCGGGTGAGGGGCGCGGTTTCCCCGGTTCACCGGGGAAACCGTCGCTTCCCAGGCGAAACTTCGGCGGAGAAGCGACGGCTTCGGCTGAGAAGTACCCCGTCTCGGGACCGCCTCAGCCGCACCCTGAACGACCCGGGTCGAGCGCTGGAGCGGGCCGTAGGCTCGCCGGGTGACCTCGTTCGGCCAGCTCCCGCCGCCCAGCCACGTGCTGGCGCACATCAGCGACACCCACCTGCTCGCCGGCGACGCCCGGCAGTACGGCGCGATCGACACCGTGGCGCACTTCCGCTCCGCCCTGGAGCGCCTGACAAGGATCGACCCGCCATCCCAGGCGCTGGTGGTCACCGGCGACCTCGCCGACCTCGGCGAGCCGGCGGCCTATCGCGAGCTGCGCAGCCTGGTCGAGCCGTTCGCGGAAGGGATCGGCGCCGAGGTCGTCTGGTGCATGGGCAACCACGACGAGCGCACGGCGTACTCCCGCGAGCTGTTCGGCGAGGAGTCCGACGCCCCCCAGGACCGGGTGTACGACGTCGCCGGGCTGCGGGTCGTCAGCCTGGACACCAGCGTGCCGGGCTGGCACCACGGCGAGCTCACCGACGAGCAGCTCGGATGGCTGAGCGACGTCCTGGCCACGCCTGCCGAGCACGGCACGATCCTGGCCCTGCACCACCCGCCGATCCCGTCTCCCCTGGTGCCGGCCGCGGAGATCATCGAGCTCCTCGACACCGACCGGCTCGCTGCGGTGCTCCGCGGCTCGGACGTCCGCGCGATCCTCGGCGGCCACTACCACTTCTCCTCCCACTCGACCTTCGCCGGGATCCCGGTCTCGGTCGCCGCCGCCACCTGCTACGTCGTGGACACCGCCCCGCTCGACCGGCTGATCTCCGCGGTGGACGGGCACCAGGCGTTCAACGTCGTCCATGTGTACGACGACCGGGTCGTCCACTCGATCGTGCCGGTGCCGGACGCACCCGAGGTCGACGGTTTCGGCGCCGATCTCGCGCCCCTGCTGGAGGCCCTCAGCCCCGAGGAGCGGCTCGACATGGTCTCGCGCAAGGACTCCCCGCTGAACACCGGCCAGCTTGACCTCGACGCACCGCCGCTCGGCGGCTGAGGCCCACGTAGGCTCGCAGAACCCAGGCGGAGGAGGCCACCACGTGCACGGAGTCGTGACCACGACCGAGCAGCTCACGCCGGGCATGGTGCGGATCGTGCTCGGGGGCGGAGACCTCGATCGGCTGGTGATGCCCGAGGCCACCGACGCCTACCTCAACGCCGCCTTCCGGCCGGCCGGCGCGAGCTACGACGAGGTCTTCGATCCCCAAACCGTGCGCGAGAGCCATCCGCAGGACCCGCAGCCGGCCCGTCGGCGTTACACCGTGCGCGCCTGGGACCCGGTTGCCTGCCTCCTGACCGTCGACTTCGTGGTGCACGGCGATA
This genomic window from Nocardioides cynanchi contains:
- a CDS encoding aspartate aminotransferase family protein codes for the protein MTATEIAPELSTRLDSLIDQETEVFRGRQTGSAAMSERARTLAGGATSNWQIAEPHAVWISHGAGPHVVDVDGNEYADFHGGYGVSLAGHAHPAIVEAVRRRVGQGTHFAQPTEDSIVVADNLAERFGQPLWRFGNSGTEVTMDAVHLMRAVTGRDRIIKVEGGYHGHHDSVMVSVLPEPDDEIGPPDAPLGVVSNSGIPDAVADLVTVVQFNDLAAVEAALARHPGEIAGMIVEPIMMNAGIIHPQDGYLAGLKDLLHAHGALLTFDEVKTGLTVGPGGVSRLVGVTPDLICVAKSIGGGVSTAAIGGQTEVMGLIATGAYEQVGTFNGNPLAMAAARAMLTEVLTDEAYAHLDHLRDRVSSGLQSVIDRHDAPWRVVTAGAKGCVSFMPQPIHNFRDFRELDGRYGHAHWLVQHNRGAFLPPWGKVEQWLISVQHTDADIDRFVANCGHLADELLGSRA
- a CDS encoding ABC transporter ATP-binding protein — protein: MAGGLSLTGLVKRFGDAVAVDGLDLEIGEGEFFSLLGSSGCGKTTTLRMIAGFEEPDEGQIVLDGADLSQVSPHKRPVNTVFQSYALFPFLDVSDNVAFGLRYQRASKDDVRRRVGAALELVQMGSLAKRKPHQLSGGQQQRVALARALVLEPTVLLLDEPMGALDAKLRKQLQLELRALQKQVGTTFVYVTHDQEEALTMSDRLAVLESGRVMQVGTPSEVYSEPANAHVATFLGTANLWDAHIVSADADGVCCKVGDVELRVAGTRAEPGSEMAVMVRPERVEVTPAGTATDGANVLPGRVGTLTFRGAHTAVLLDCSGLRLEAEVANVAGAPPAWLAEGAAVVAQVSPQALRLLSA
- a CDS encoding class I SAM-dependent methyltransferase; its protein translation is MSFEVPAESYLRFMGRYSEPLAREFLAYAALPEGGRVLDVGCGPGVLTQLLVDRPGAAPVSAVDPSPPFVAATRDRFAGLDVRQARAEALPFDDGTFDAALAGLVVHFMTDPVGGLREMGRVTRPGGVVAASVWDHAGTGSPLSLFWQAAAELDPDAPVEGDLPGTSEGHLVALATEAGLDDVEPSALTVRVRFTSYDEWWAPYLLGVGPLGDYVATLDEEHLRRLHDRCRARLPEPPFEQAATAWVIRARA
- a CDS encoding TetR/AcrR family transcriptional regulator, with the protein product MAARDTGDAVADVRRDQMLSAAATLIAERGFSDTRIADVAERVGASPALVIYYFGTKDSLLTEALRWSERSFYAATEEMLRSTTGLRDRLETLVEWTLVPAKQSSITGDWGLWFDLWAQAFRHPEVKKDRAELDAQWRDLIVRVVRAGVDAGEIGELDVETFAIMWSSLLDGLVVQVALDDPVVDVARARKVALDVAGKELGLGPARSRAKRKR
- a CDS encoding acetate--CoA ligase family protein translates to MTLDPPERLRRMMSARSVAVVGASERPGSFGWRVSTEVLRSPGLERVHLVNPGRTSVLGHPCVPSLADVPEPVDLVLLGVPDSALVPALSLAAARGDAGAVIYGPAYGVRDEVVAAAGQMALVGAGCMGFVDTTTGVRAIGYLERDPLPAGSIALVTHSGSVFSALLRTHRRLEYSVAVSSGQELVTTAADHLAYALSLPQTRVVGLVLETMRDAPHLAAGLAEAAARGIPVCALTVGSSLRGQALVDAHSGAVAGSDAGWEALFAGYGVHRCFDLADLTDSLELFSIGRRLVPSAGRGLATAHDSGAERVLVADVAERLGVPFAELAPATVERLSSLLDPGLEAINPLDVWGSGADTEELFGGALAALADDAEVGVVALAVDLVEEYDGDESFPRALATLLTRTEKPVVVLSNLASAVDPMAAARLRGLGIPVLEGTASGLRAIGHLLSPPPAARPEAVVDRARQARWTERGLGDWAALLEDYGIAVVPSAVVGSADEAVGVASALGYPVVLKTAEAAVHHKTEQDGVRLGIASVEAVRTSYDDLAARLGARVVVQRQVAGVEVALGIVRDPLLGPLVVVAAGGTLVELMGERAVALPPVGRGPALDLLGRLRLWRVLEGYRGAPPADVDALVTTIVGLGQLTLELGDHLAGLDLNPVVVGPAPTPDQPAGGAVVVDALLLPR
- a CDS encoding NAD(P)/FAD-dependent oxidoreductase: MTTVPRSADAVVVGGGTIGAWTAWFLRQSGLGDVVLLERDTLGQGASSRAAGMVRAQGGTEAAVRLGMFSRDFYTGQQEALGIDSGFVAQGYFMPCFTDTEVQQARGRIAMQQALGLDVRWVDGDEVDAMNPAMAPGQTLGSSYAPGDGYIDPPRNVLAYTAALFTAGVRVCERTPFTGLAVEAGHVVGVHTSAGDIATSRVVLTGGPTLAAVGAAAGVRIPSGGARHQVVVTEPHPAFAPDRLPMVFDLRSGIYWRPWEGGLMWGMSNPDEAPGEARAFDHGYFEVMAERMATLVPATTEVGLRKTWAATIDYTPDHLPILGPALRDGEVLDGAFVAAAGGHGMMWGPGVAKAASDLVLTGQSDVLDTTDLGLDRFDADGRSRLTPDPIALPFPELT
- a CDS encoding acyl-CoA dehydrogenase family protein → MYGLTPDDLALQARARGFADELIAHEEYAEAHEGELPPDVAHRLEARAVELGLTATNMPVDVGGRGLSHLQQVLVQEQGGRVTNALAWCLTTPPGWWPAVANDHQRETWLIPTVEGRREECYAITEEHAGSDVSDLQATAARDGDDYVLNGVKWHVTSYNKADYVFFQAVLTTGEHAGEQALFVADKDTPGIRVVRTPAYTHTIAHHHPIVAFEDVRVPATHLIGSEDAGMSFVYEWFRYERLMIATRCLGAVERLVDEMSAFAAQRRIGLDRLADKQLVQAMLADSLTELFAARSMVYGLARSLDGQSGGLDLKVAHAQCSMAKLFCSEMAGRVADRAVQVFGGRGYMRENVAERFFRELRVERIWEGASEVQRVIIADQLGKRGRARLV